TTTGTACAGAATTCTCACAGAGCATGAGTATATACTAAGTCCAATTTGACGTTGCATGAAGTTTATTTCTTTTATATATAATTTTTAGGGATGGGTATGCCCATGTATAGTGGGGCAGGAAAGGCAGAAGAAGGAAGCCTTGAATGGAGCCCCTAACCTAAGTAATGTAGAGTGAAGTTACAACTACTAGGCTGGACTCTCCCAGcccagttggttgagcatggggctttcataatggaggtctcaggctcgaaaccccctgcctacagaaagtaggggatttgccttctgggtcgagttCGTCGCAgatggcttgcctagtgcgggttatctctcctgtgtgctttgcgggctattgcacaggagcggggtttaccttgtgcgcacccaaaggggctgcgggttcccttgtcatcaAAAAATAAGAGTAGCAGAAAATATATAGTAATATTTGAAAATCTGATAGGGAAATATTTCAATGGAAGTTAGTTTAATTGAGAAAAAACTGCATCAATTTTAAACTTGATTACTAAATAGAGTACGTTCTTAAAACTTTGTGGAAACTGTATAAAATAAGCTCTCACTGGAATAATGTCCAACATTTTTAGATGTAAATTAATACTGGAATAATGGAAACTGTATAAAGAATGCAATATCAAAAGAGGTGGAGGTTAGTAGGCCTTTTTTACTTTTGTAATTTCTTTTAACAAAATGTGTCCCTCCATTGGGATTAGAGCCAAGGTAATAGATAAAGACCAGTGAAAGCAATCCCTTTCTCTATACGAAGAAGAATTGAGTAATTACATCGAGTTAAGTTATAATTTCTTTTTGTTTGTTATTGCATCATATTGCATTAACAAACAATTGACTGAATTATAAACACCACCTTGTTGTAATTGCATGTTGTGGGATAGCGAAGTAGATTTATCAAGGACTTACTTAAAAATTGAATTGATATAAGGTGGTGTTTGTCCAAGTTTGAATTCATCGAGACAAGATGTTTTCGTTTTGAGGAACTGGGTCCAGTAATTAGGACAGACAGAGGGAAGGGAGTTGTTTGATCTCTGCTGTTCACCTATTCTTGATCTGTCTCCCATTGGTGAAGTTGACATCCCTGATGTGTTGCAGGGACTAATTGAGGCTTCATCTGTTTCATTACAGGTAAGTGTTGATGATAATTTTTGGAAAGCAATGGGGAGAATTAAAAGCATAGAAATCCGTAAGAAAGCAATTTCTGTATTGATGAAGCTTTCTAGTGATTGGCAATGGCCTCGCACTGAACATATTGCTGTCTCAAGTGGGATGTCTAATCAACCCTTTGAGCTCTGTCCTGTTGATGGGATACTTCATATTGTTCTGACTCTTGAGACGATTATGGAGACCTCAAGCTATGTAGACGTCATTCGGGTTTGGGATATTCGACCACTGACAGAGATACCAGACCTAGATCCTATGTTTATCTTGTGCAAGCAGCTTGATGCTTTTCATTTGTAGGATGAGTCATAGCCATCTGCTGAAAGTTCATCAGGTATGTTTATCTTGAAGAGTGCGTGTGTTCGCATATGTCGGAGCATGTGTTTATGAGACCCCAATTCCCTTCTCAGCCCAAATCTATGTTAATGTCCATACATTTTGTTTATGATGAAATATAttaaatcttttgattatggaacaCACTATACTGCTAAATGATAACATAAGAAAAGCTTGAGAATGAACgtgctacaaaaaaaaaaaaaaaaaaaaagttgataatGTAGGTGTTTGACCACCAAAGACAGTGCATGCGACAACTCTAAGTATATTGAATCCGAATTGATCTTTTGATTGCCTAAAAGCTGAATTAGCTATTTAATGACCTTTTTATGCAGGTAACAATCTTGAGGTAAGAGCATCTGATGGCTTGAAGTCATTGAAgtgtgcatacatgatatatcaAGATTGGAAGAGCTTTTTTTTGTAGAGATGTGGAAATGATACAACTTTTTGAGACTTTCTTTTGTAATTGTGCATAGGTAGGATTAGTCTCATGCAGTTATAGAATGGGGAAGGATTTTCTTAATGTGCATAGATAGGATTTCATGCAATTATAGAATGGGAAAATGTTAATAGGGGAAATCTTTTTGAGGGGCTAGAATGTTTTGTAGTATACTTTCAGTTTGAAGCTATCCCATTAATGGAATTAACCAAGTCTTTGGTTTTGCATTTATGTCATTTTTCAATGATCTCACCATTTGTACTCATTTATATTTCCCTTTCCAGCCAAAATAGCTCGAGCTTCTGCTAATATGTGTTGTCATATCTTTGAACATATCTAGAAGCAAAGTTATTTAGAACTTAGAAGAGACAAAGCACATGAGATTCAAACCCAAACAGTTATGTAATGGATGGTTTTACTCTGAACATTATAAATCTCGTAGGAGACATATGTACAACTGATGGATAACATTTAtacattttcaaaatacattattaCAAGTGCAACCCAATTATAGGACCTACACAAATTTATCTACCAaacagtgatttttttttttcaacccaAACACTGGATTCTTTTTTTGAACCCAAACGCtagaaatatttttttcttcaacCCAAACACTGGAAATATGATAGACCTAAAGATTAATCTTACTAAAAACATTGTAAGTCGTGTCAAATTGGTTCTTCCTTGGAAGCCTTTTCGATATATCCTGAGTGACTAATGCTATTCTTATGTTTGGGAAATTAAAGCAAATAAGAGTGCGTTCTTATTTAATTGATTCACACACATTCTTGTTAACCGTCTTTAGTCCGTAAATGTTCATTCTACTTGCTATATCATTTTAATACAACTCAACATTTAGGATTTAGAGTCAAGTGGATGTTGTATACGGTATATAATTTTGAAGCTTTTTCTTGTTTGCATTATTGCATATACATATGGCCAAGGGGTCATGGAAACCATTACAAAATGATGGTTAACTAGTCTAAATTTAGTTGAGTCGAATTTGTATTTGAACTCTTGTTTTGTAAATATAGATGTAAATTAAGGATATTCGTAGACCTTTTTGGCCAAATTTATCCCTTAGAATTAATTTTTCCAAAAAGAGATGCAGTAGTGCCAAGTATTGTGACATATATATCATGTATTTCAGACTGTAAATATCGAATGGGTATGAACTTCAACGACAAATGAGAACCATCTGGTTTGACATCTGGTTTGACTTTGTTCTTGCATCAAAAAAGATCCAAAAGAATACAGGATTTCTAATATTAATAAGCTCTTGAATTTGATAAATTGCTAAACAAGCACTAGACTGTACAAAATTCAATACCTAACAAATCATAGCTTCAAGTTTAAAAACTGGTACTATTTCAGTCATTATATTTTATTCAAAAACATCAACCCATAGTTCTGAGCTTCATTCACGTCTGCTTTTTCCTATTGCAATATTTGTGGTTTGCGTGAATGATGCACAAGTTGGTAAAAGTAGCAACAAACTTCATGATGGAAATGAGCATTTTGTAATAGCCTTTCACCACTAGGCAAAGCTCATTCACCTCGAACAAACAGTCTAAACTAAAACTGAAGGCATTTTCTAAAGTGAATAGCATAACCATCGGCAGTGAGGGGTTTGGGATGGTGAAAGCTCACATGACATGTGGACATGCTCCACAAAATACTGCACTTACACTGGGTAAAACTACTAATTAAAGCATTGCAAATTACACTGAATTGCATTCAGTACCAACAAATTTTCAGTCAAAATGTAAACCCTCAATAACTGGTGGTAGCTCTGAGCTCTTACACACTACATCAACGAATACAATGACATGACTAACTGTAGACAACTGAGGACATCATCTCAATACACGTTTTAAATAGCCAAAGTTGACATAGCATTCTAAGGATATGGCCTGTATTTTTTAACTACATTACGGTCAAAAAGCCGAAATGAACCTTTGAATCTTTGATTGTCCTCTCTCCTTCTCTTCAGGCCCTTCCAGATCTCCTATGTTGTCATGATATTCCTGCGACGCAAGAATAAACTTCAATATCATAACAGACTTAATCGAGTATTATTCAGAATAAGGGAAAGACTAGGCCAGGACGATGAAAAAGTGAACTATGCAATGGGAAGGAAAACGCTTCACATAAAACTAGTATGAATTTCATCAAGGAGATCGACACAGACTACTCAAGAAGAGGGATAAGGAAAGTCCTCAAGGAGTTCTTCCTCCCAGATCTATCTTCAGAAATTACCACAACAACACCAAAGTGTTACATTCCAATAAACCAAGGATGAAAAGAAAATCAAAAGTGAAAGATAATAAAATGCTGCTATAATTAGATTTTGCATTAATGGGCTACAAGTCCTAAAGGTATTGTTTCTCGCAAGTTAACTGTGTCTCCAAATGTATAAaagaattttcactttttttcaggAGAAGCAGAAGAATCCAGGAAAACTTGATGCATAATATAATAACAAAATTCAAAGCAAACCCAAGCAATTGAAAAGGAGAGAATGGTGCTGGTAAAAAAAGGGTCATGAGCAGAAACCTGAAGAACATCTTTTACATCTTGATTAGTCAGCTTTTGTTGCTTTAGCAGAAGTTCAATCCTTGCTCTGATTCGAGGATGCCTGCATTAAGAAGAGCAATTAAGCGGGAGCAACTTAGATACATCCCACCTGAACAGAAAAGTATGCCAGGTGCCAGAACTTACTCAGAGGTCCAAAGATGACCCAGAATAACAGCTATCAACTGCAGGATCAGAGAGAAAAAGAAATGACGATAAGAATATTCAAGATCTGAAGTGGAAATGTGCACGAAAAAGAGATGGAAAGTAGAAAAATTAAAATGCAACAGATCTTTGACCTGAAGAGTGTAAAGTCCAGCTTCTAACTTCCTATTGTACTTCTCGTCTTCATCCATCTACAAACATGTTAAAACATAatggcaatataaaaaaaaaatgctataGTGAAAGACATAATGATGAGAGAAATCTAAGAAGTAAATAGACCTCCAAATCATCAAGTTCAAGTTGGTCAAACCGCTCAGCCTCAAGTTTTACTCTATTGGAATATCTGCAATCGCCCCAAGGATAAAATATTGAAAACCAGCACAAGGTAATAAAATAGAACTATCAGCACTCTTTTTTTGCCTAGCAGAAGGAAAGGGAGTGGGTACTTAGGCATATGTTGCCTGAACAATCACCTCATGTAGAGCTCCATTAGCCTGTCAATTTTTTCGCATTCGTTCTCCACGAACTTACTCAACAATCTATCCCTTCTAGAACCTCTTAAGATTCCTCCTGTAACAGCAAACTGAAATTAAGGCAGTCACATCCAAGGTATACGGGAGATTTCCCCATTATTGATAGAATTACCCTAAAAAAATGCAGTCACATATTAATATAAGGcagcatttttttctttttctccccaCCCCCAAAGAACCCCACAAGAGATGATGATACTGTGTTATATACAGCTTAGGGATGCATCAACTAAACTATTGTTTCACCCCATGCACATTACAGATTTGCTATTTTGAGCAGTCATATGTAAAATTTTCCCACTACATACCTTGGACTACCCGAAGGTGCTAAAAGAAATGGTTTTGGGCCATGGCAGGGAGTTGGGTAGAAATCTGAAAGGAAATTGGCATCACGAAGGAAATAATATCTCTCTTTTACCACATATGCAGGCACACAAATTCCACATTCAGTAAGTCAACAATAGCAAAATTGTGTCTTCTCAAATAGATTGTTCTCAGTTAACTAAGCCTCCTTACCAAATAACGAAGCAACTAGTGATACGAGACGCTCTTCCAGTTCTTCTTTGTAGCGTTTCTTGTTCTTTTTGCTCAGAGGAAGCTGACAACAAAACATGTTAGCATAATAAGTTATATGAGTCAATGATAGAAGAAGGTGTACAAACACCATACCATCCAAACAGCTCACTGAAATCAAGCAATGGAAACTCGTCCATTTTGAGAACTTGTGATACTTTTTTCAGTTATGTTTTAACTTTTAACTACTATATCTCATAAAAAACTGCTGCTATTACCATAAAGATGATACCAGAGTTGGTGTTATGCAACCAACAGCCAAGTTATTAGCTAAGTCACAACTTGATAGGGGAAGAATACAAACAACAACATGTCCTTATTTAGATATCAAAACATGATATCTATAAAGAAGAATTAACATCATACTCCATTCATACAGAAATTTAATCCTACCATAAGAGTTGTTTATGAGACAATCTTTGAGAAAATTAACAAATTAGCCAATCAACAAGTATGTCTCAGTTCCAAATCAGTTGGGAACCACTGTATGAATCTTTTACATCCATTTTGCTCGAAAAATTAAAGAAATTAGCCAATCATTGAAAGCGCAATCAACTATGTCTCAGTCATAAACCAGCTATGGTCTACTATATGAGTCCTCTATATGCATTCAACTAAAAAAATTAACATATTAGTCAATAAAAAACTATATCTCAGCCCCAAATCAAAATTGCGGGTGACTACATGTATCCTCTATATAATTCTGCTAGACATCAAATGTAACAAAAGTTAAAGTAAAAGGGAACATGACTTGCCTTACCCATGAAAGCAGGAAAAGCAGTCTTTAATCCCATTACATCCACAAACCTCTCACATGCTGGAGGATAATTAGTCATTGCAAAATCCAACGCCCTTATAGCTGATCCATAGCACATTTTCTTCTGATTCATTATAATAATCATCAATTCTACTCCTTCAGATTTCACAAACCTCTCCTTATTCTCCAACGGCATTAACAAACAGCACAACGCATCGAACAAATTCTCCACCATCTCCTCCTCATCCGGCGTCTTAGGATCCTTCGATTTATACATAGCTACGGCTTGTAACAACGCATCCACCCCATTCAACTGCCCTAATCTCTTCTGATTCACCGTACTACTCTGCAACAAAATCGCCAAAATCTCCGACGCATACTGTTTATTTCCATCGAATTCTCTAACTTTAATCCTAGTCAACAACCACTTCATCAACTTAGTCCTTTCACACACAAGCTCCGAAACCGAGGGTTTCACTTCAATGAAATTCTCAATAGTCGCAAGTATACTATAAATCGCAGCTGACTCATCCGGATCCGAATCAGACAATTTTCCTAGTAACTGAATGAGCAATTCTAACGCATTGTTCTCAACTAACGCATCAACTAATACCTGTTGAAAAAAAATAACTCAAAGTTGTCAGAAACCAAAATAGGTTAGGGTAACATTTGGAAAATAACATCGTATGTCTATTTGGATAAACTATTTACCCGAAATAGCCCATATTTCTAATATTACCCAAAATGgcccttttatacattattatacacttttatacaaggtttatacattgtctacagtaagTTGGCAATgcggatgtaaattaaaaatacgGCTACGTAGATGTAATACTTTATCctggattgtatattattgaaattattccTAAAACATTTTTTCCTTGAATACCTGTGCAGGTTCATCGTTATCTTCGAGAACATCCTCATCAGTTAGGTCTTGTaataatccaacaacatcaatagcaaTGTCTGTGTTTTCATGATTAAGGAGACTTGTAATCGACGCGATTGTACCGAGATTAACAAGTTCCGGGTAGAATTCGGGTCCACCAGCGAGGATTTTAAGCTTTTCGATTTCTTCATGGAGCTCCACTTCAGAATCAGCGAATTTTTCGGGTTGGTCTGGGTATTTAAGACGTGATGAGATGTTTTCTCTTAAACGACGTTCGAATGAGAGGATGTGTTTTTTGACTGTTTTGATGTCGAGTGATTCTACGGGGTTTTGTTGTGATTTTTCTATGGCTTCGAGTAGGGATAAGTCGATGTTGCCGTTTGGTTGTGGTTTGAAGGTGTTGTAGTCATTGTCGTCGTCGTTTCGTTTGCGTTTTGGTGGTTCCATTAGCTTTTTTTCTTCAGGTAAAACCCTTGGCTTAGCTCACCAGTAAGCAGTAGAAGAGCTTGTTCGAAGTCTCACACAAATTGTTTTTTTGGGCTTTTCACCCTTCTTTAATTCTGGTTTAACACTTTGCAGTCCCTTTATGTTTTTGGTTGATACTTCTACACCTCTAATCCGTGGAAATTGCTCGGGGAGTCCCCAGGGGTATCTCAGTTTCAGAATACCTTGCAAAAATAGAACTCCGATTAACCTTTTTGCCCCTTCGGGCTTCGGGGCATTCGGTGGTGTGTAAGAACATGGCTGAATAGTGTGTATTACTATGCTTTTATTAGTTATGCTgagattattttttattaactgtTTGATTtggtgtattaaaaatgatttgcattgcacaattttttttaaaaaattgtttgtttacaaaataccctcgaacttctttaaaaataattataGAGACCTCCACATACTTATGACAAATCTGCCCCTTTATAATAATAAATTCCTTCTGttaattatttttatcaaaatatcatatttgATGTTTTTATCTAAATACTTCCTATTGTTCAACTCAACGATATTTAAAGCATCCTAAACAAATTATAGTCCAAATAAGACGACAAGGTTGAGTATAACATAAAATCATACATGTATATCACCAGTGGCGGATTCAAGATTTTGAGTTGCGGATTCTTAACTTTCCTTGATATAGAGTTACTATTAATCTTATAGTGTAAGTGCACAGCTATTTGAACATGACGGTAAAATGTGATTGTTCGCAGCAAGTTGTTGTTTCCtaacccctcttttttttttttttttttttttgcgtggcGAAGTGTCCATTTTATTTTTCTATGGTTAAAATTCCCGGTGTGTATCTAAATTTAATCGGCATTTCAGTTTAGTATAAGGTATTAGgtgagaaataaaaaagaaaaacatgGTTAAATTGAAGATTAGAACTCCACTAATGTTTGCAAGCCATATTTGGGATAAAGAATAAGGCTGTAATAAGCTAATGACATCTCTTAACGAAAAAATGGCggttaatattaaaaaaaaaactcaaccttttaaagaggaaaaaaaagaagTTTAACCATAAAGAAGTCTctcaaatttcaatttttgcaGATTTGTCACCAAAAGAAATAGAGAAAAACATAAAACGTGAGTTTAGTATAAGGTATTAGgtgagaaataaaaaagaaaaacatgGTTAAATTGAAGATTAGAACTCCACTAATGTTTGCAAGCCATATTTGGGATAAAAGAATAAGGCTGTAATAAGCTAATGACATCTCTTAACGAAAAAATGGCggttaatattaaaaaaaaactcaaccttttaaagaggaaaaaaaagaagTTTAACCATAAAAAGTCTctcaaatttcaatttttgcaGATTTGTCACCAAAAGAAATAGAGAAAAACATAAAACGTGGACGGCAGGATTCGAACCTGCGCGGGCAGAGCCCACATGATTTCTAGTCATGCCCGATAACCACTCCGGCACGTCCACCTTCTTTGATACCGAACTCTCCTTCTTTTAGTTAACAGTAATAGGAGTATTTTTGTGGATAACCTTCTACAATTCTACTTGTCGTTTCTAGAGCAACATTTCGTCAGCTTCTTGTGTTCTTATATTCGGATCAATTCCTGAACCTCTTCCGCACACATTGAAAAATGGCGAATCAGAAAAGGGTTCTCTTACTATGTGGAGATTACGTTGAAGACTACGAggttctcatttttttttttataacatttTTTCACATTCTTGATTTCAAGTCTCTGTGTATACATGTTAACAATGATTTATGGGTCACTGAATTTActttttatttgttattttttcaGGTGATGGTACCATTTCAAGCTCTACTAGCTTATGGAGTAGCTGTTGATGCAGTTTGTCCTGGAAAGAAAGCAGGTGACATTTGCCGCACTGCTATCCATCAGCTTTCTGGTCATCAggtccttttcttttctctatctTTCATGTTAATTTTAATCTGAATAGTTCTTATAATTGGCATGTAATGTGATTATTTACTAGTATTTTAGAGTAGATTCTTGGTGAAGAGAGGGTTGAAGTTGGTCAACTGTCACCCTAAAACATAATTAGAGAGGGATAAAGATGATTTATATAGTGGATTCCACCTTGTTTGGGGTTGAAGTGGAGTTGAGTATAGTTTGAGAAATGATTGTAATTTTGTTGTTATGTGTGTATCGAGTTGACTCGTGCTGGATTGGATTGATTGTAATGTTTTATTTCACTGTGCTGAGCTCACTCTATGTTATCTGTTTGAAGATTTGATACCCACAAAGGTTCTTGCTTTATGAATTACTAGAGTATGATTTTTTGAATTTGCAAAGTTGTTATTCATAGTAGTATATTTCTTTAGTAGCTTTTGGGTGGACTTTTAGATGTTTACCTATTAGAACTTATCCTTCTGTGTGTGCTTCACTGATTAGTATTGGTTTGTGGTTAAAGATTGAAACTTGTTAGATAATTgtgttcttttatttttctgagcTTTACTCAATGTTTTCTGTTTAAAGAATGGATACCCATTAATCCAAATCTCAAAAGGTTCGTGCTTTATGAATTGTGAGTTAGAAATCAAGGAAATAAAGGAGCTTTCATTGCTGGTGGGCATAGAAGCTATGATACTGGGATCTTTAATTGCAGTTTTTTTAGCTTTAAGCGATTGGATGATGTGTCTCTATATACAGACCACTTAAATCAGGATAATTTACAGCTGAGGGCAAGAGATGCGGTGGATGAGTTCTTAATCAAGGAGTGTGATCCttaaacattccttaaccaaattgCTATGTCTATACCCTCTTTTTAAATGTCTTTAAGCAACACACTAGTACTCTCCTGTTGTTTTATTATAGAATTTGAAATTTTG
Above is a genomic segment from Lycium barbarum isolate Lr01 chromosome 12, ASM1917538v2, whole genome shotgun sequence containing:
- the LOC132623416 gene encoding uncharacterized protein LOC132623416, whose protein sequence is MEPPKRKRNDDDNDYNTFKPQPNGNIDLSLLEAIEKSQQNPVESLDIKTVKKHILSFERRLRENISSRLKYPDQPEKFADSEVELHEEIEKLKILAGGPEFYPELVNLGTIASITSLLNHENTDIAIDVVGLLQDLTDEDVLEDNDEPAQVLVDALVENNALELLIQLLGKLSDSDPDESAAIYSILATIENFIEVKPSVSELVCERTKLMKWLLTRIKVREFDGNKQYASEILAILLQSSTVNQKRLGQLNGVDALLQAVAMYKSKDPKTPDEEEMVENLFDALCCLLMPLENKERFVKSEGVELMIIIMNQKKMCYGSAIRALDFAMTNYPPACERFVDVMGLKTAFPAFMGKLPLSKKNKKRYKEELEERLVSLVASLFGGILRGSRRDRLLSKFVENECEKIDRLMELYMRYSNRVKLEAERFDQLELDDLEMDEDEKYNRKLEAGLYTLQLIAVILGHLWTSEHPRIRARIELLLKQQKLTNQDVKDVLQEYHDNIGDLEGPEEKERGQSKIQRFISAF